A genomic segment from Lignipirellula cremea encodes:
- a CDS encoding PSD1 and planctomycete cytochrome C domain-containing protein, producing the protein MLLLLLPGIHRLQAAEVDYTQQIRPLLKRKCWSCHGPLRQEAGLRTDTAAALLQGGDSGPALQARQPDDSLILERVAANADERMPPKGEPLTAAEQSLLRRWIAAGAPAPRNETPQRDPRNHWAFQSLAVPPPGVSPDHVPTAERLLPSRSVDAWIEERLQEQGLERSPPADATSLLRRMFFDLHGLPPTPAEISVWLPRLQQDRKQGATALLDYLLASPRYGERWAQHWLDLVRYADTHGYEVNTPRPHAWPYRDYVIRAFNQDTPYDRFLTEQLTGDQLGVDAATGFLVAAPALLPGQIGKDEASKRLARQDALDEIVVGVSATFLGLTVGCARCHDHKFDPIRHEDYYAMQAFFAGVDYGDRKLGQEPSASKLSAKEPPGKKTAGKEPAANLVYAGKFREPDTTSVLKRGDPEQPGKAVGPGVPAILGSVPLDPVASEPERRQALAAWIASPANPLTARVMANRIWQHHFGAGLVETPSDFGLNGAAPSHPELLDWLAQELIDSGWSIKYLHRRIVLSETYQQASRFRPEAAARDGDNRLLWRYPTRRIEAEAIRDSILQCSGELELQMGGPGFDFFEKRGGLSGFPPLEVFGPAEKRRMIYAHKIRMESAPVFGAFDCPDAGQATPLRSQSTTAIQALNLFNSPFLVDQSQRLAERVKAEAGASPVAQIEQAFQLTLARPPRASEAAASLQVVQQHGLPALCRVLFNSSEFLFLP; encoded by the coding sequence TTGCTGCTCTTGCTGCTGCCCGGAATCCACCGACTCCAGGCCGCCGAGGTCGACTACACCCAGCAGATCAGGCCGCTGCTCAAACGGAAATGCTGGTCCTGCCATGGGCCGCTGCGCCAGGAGGCCGGCCTGCGCACCGATACAGCCGCCGCCTTGCTCCAGGGCGGCGACAGCGGTCCCGCCCTCCAGGCCCGCCAGCCCGACGACAGCCTGATCCTGGAACGTGTTGCCGCCAACGCAGACGAACGGATGCCGCCCAAAGGCGAGCCGCTCACCGCCGCCGAGCAATCGCTGCTCCGCCGCTGGATCGCCGCCGGAGCCCCCGCCCCCCGCAACGAAACCCCACAACGCGACCCGCGCAACCACTGGGCGTTCCAATCGCTCGCGGTCCCACCGCCTGGCGTGTCGCCGGATCACGTCCCGACGGCGGAGCGCCTGCTGCCTTCACGGTCGGTCGATGCGTGGATCGAGGAACGTCTGCAGGAACAAGGTCTCGAACGTTCGCCGCCAGCCGACGCCACGTCCCTGCTGCGCCGCATGTTCTTCGATCTGCACGGCCTACCGCCGACGCCGGCGGAGATCTCCGTCTGGCTGCCGCGACTGCAGCAAGACCGGAAACAGGGTGCGACCGCTTTGCTCGACTACCTGCTGGCCAGTCCCCGCTACGGCGAACGCTGGGCCCAGCACTGGCTGGACCTGGTCCGCTACGCCGATACGCATGGCTACGAAGTGAATACGCCCCGCCCGCACGCCTGGCCATATCGCGATTATGTCATCCGCGCGTTCAACCAGGACACGCCGTATGATCGCTTTCTCACCGAGCAGCTGACCGGTGATCAGCTGGGCGTCGATGCGGCGACCGGCTTTCTGGTCGCCGCGCCCGCCCTGTTGCCGGGGCAGATCGGCAAGGACGAGGCCTCCAAGCGGCTCGCCCGGCAGGACGCCCTGGATGAGATTGTCGTCGGCGTGAGCGCCACCTTCCTGGGCCTGACCGTCGGTTGCGCCCGCTGCCACGACCACAAGTTCGACCCGATCCGGCACGAAGACTACTACGCCATGCAGGCGTTCTTCGCCGGCGTCGACTACGGCGATCGCAAGCTGGGCCAGGAACCGTCCGCCAGCAAGCTGTCCGCCAAAGAACCGCCAGGCAAGAAAACCGCCGGCAAAGAACCCGCGGCGAACCTGGTGTACGCCGGCAAGTTTCGCGAGCCCGACACGACGTCCGTCCTGAAACGGGGCGACCCCGAACAACCGGGGAAAGCAGTCGGCCCCGGCGTCCCGGCCATTCTCGGTTCCGTTCCGCTCGACCCGGTCGCCAGTGAACCGGAACGGCGCCAGGCGCTGGCCGCCTGGATCGCCAGTCCAGCCAATCCGCTCACGGCCCGGGTCATGGCGAACCGGATCTGGCAGCACCATTTTGGCGCCGGCCTGGTGGAAACGCCCAGCGACTTTGGCCTCAACGGCGCAGCGCCGTCGCACCCCGAGTTGCTGGACTGGCTGGCCCAGGAACTGATCGACAGCGGCTGGTCGATCAAGTATTTGCATCGCCGGATCGTGCTAAGCGAAACGTACCAGCAGGCCTCGCGATTCCGACCCGAAGCGGCCGCCCGCGATGGCGACAACCGTCTGCTCTGGCGCTATCCGACCCGCCGGATCGAAGCCGAAGCGATCCGCGACAGCATCCTGCAGTGCAGCGGAGAACTGGAACTGCAGATGGGCGGACCCGGCTTCGACTTTTTCGAGAAACGAGGCGGCCTGTCCGGCTTTCCCCCGCTGGAAGTCTTCGGCCCGGCGGAAAAAAGGCGCATGATTTACGCCCATAAAATCCGGATGGAATCCGCCCCCGTGTTCGGCGCCTTTGACTGCCCCGACGCCGGTCAGGCAACGCCGTTACGCAGCCAGTCAACGACCGCAATCCAGGCGTTAAACCTGTTCAACAGCCCTTTCCTCGTCGACCAGTCGCAGCGTCTGGCCGAGCGTGTGAAAGCGGAAGCCGGCGCCTCGCCCGTCGCCCAGATCGAGCAGGCGTTCCAGCTAACGCTCGCCCGTCCGCCCCGAGCAAGCGAAGCGGCCGCCTCGCTGCAGGTCGTCCAGCAGCACGGCCTGCCCGCCCTGTGCCGCGTACTCTTCAACAGCAGCGAGTTCCTGTTCCTGCCGTAA